A stretch of the Nakaseomyces glabratus chromosome L, complete sequence genome encodes the following:
- the BRR2 gene encoding ATP-dependent RNA helicase BRR2 (CAGL0L11946g~Ortholog(s) have ATP-dependent RNA helicase activity, role in spliceosome conformational change to release U4 (or U4atac) and U1 (or U11) and U4/U6 x U5 tri-snRNP complex, U5 snRNP localization): MTDEKSKNNIREIYRHDQMSNQVLNRDRRFEDRKTDIKTDAEMSNPKTLRGHVSLKDMGSGLNISKSTDEDKARILEELQDESILDGDQEVPERSPALPLMQNKSILELDDVPKLVYTPTDSSNRDTYSNLLTWCTDLLGSDVPEDIILGTTDLIISLIKEKITDTNAKDLKLVVEKELFTRLRDSDFNKLLKLVDSISDYKLVDNNKNVEDTTVPLVINDGGDIIDTNDSLKNPLLIDDSVPKDNNDYNEKIKNLENDKDSILIKGNKSYLPTDIPATQLTEEYLVNLFKTEIPNNDPYVLYSKVIASNTDTNNMIQNLIESVGDDVSSTLIQFIKHNGIKIKWAHEFYNSQGNETSVIERIKNSGQADIAEEFKLLINGSSRKRKSSEDKSEYDYPDSIPQKKQDTMIKFSTNDLKNLASAKISGNLSQNITVTLPEGSFKRVRENLEEIHIPAPQKPVYESELINISDLPKWAQKAFPSKEVTTLNYIQSKVYHKAFHDDKNLLMCAPTGAGKTNVAVLTILQVLSQYINEDTDSLKLNDFRIVYVAPLKALVQEQVREFERRLSNFGIKVSELTGDTTLTRSEIEKFQVLVTTPEKWDVLTRKNDENDIMLKLKLLIIDEIHLLNDQRGPVLESLIMRAKENCRLRSNPRIIALSATLPNYEQVAKFLQVPEESIYYFDNSYRPCPLSQVFCGVKSTNSVKKLSFVNEVCFEKVCDAVKDGHQVIIFVHSRKETTRTAKFIADKFSSLEKNILFFEENSRSILKSEGENSKDIDLKTLLPQGIGIHHAGLARDDRSLSEDLFADGVLRVLVSTATLAWGVNLPAHTVIIKGTDIYSPEVGNWIRLSPQDLLQMLGRAGRPRYDTSGEGIIITNQTDIQYYLGILNQQLPIESQFLSKFVDNLNAEISLGMVKTKLDAKRWIKDSYYYVRLCYDPSTYLPENFKEIDNDKRISCFISGLIDAAIELLLSMSLIMIDKRNGTYIPTKLGRIASHYYISCNSVAKYFQRLKKTCSKSELFQIFSESEEFKYVSVKQEELIELKTLYDKSPIPVSVPLEEPSSKINLLLQAYISKIKLDGFALNADMIFVTQNAGRLLSAMKEICLVFGWSTTTKYLLELTKSVHYQMWPVCTPLRHFKTCPKDVIRRAESSSFPWQNYLKLTKASDVGKVIRNEKYGKLVLDLLQRYPKLEVSYICQPITPSLILIQLEILPDFVWDPKIHGFGEIFFVLVEDVSGSSILFSQKIVIKESDVGKEYVLSIPIQLSVSQQKRLPPNIFITVTSEKWNQFSKVLPIQLNNLKLPKKLPSKEIVNSIESLNLSKELPSDFVKALGFNSLNKIQSDVFNEVYHGTESLLVCSPPCTGKTTLALLATLSHIINTKGRIIYVVGNEKKLQSCYEKWMIFFKSINDSIKVGKLGGNLQDNLITFSHSHITLTSPQQVEVLTHRWRKLKLLLDVDLLVFDDIHEIGQGLTGANYEIAVSRFNFIKTQADFNPRIIAFSNCLLNPSDIAGWIGVKKENTHNFATDEDQSYRVINIKAFENIFANDYTRSMLLYATSFVLSSQSTLVKNVLLVTTGKVGALRAANEILALLKSNSKLHKISEITDFGIDQQDMEKSAQKYLSYGIGLCHEGMKHATISNIVNLFNAGVISVLISSRFTMIQNIKPSQIVVLGTSWHNCGESSPVHYSINEIMNLANLSYHHSSDVTILTDSNRLPLYNRFLNDGIPVESFLYEKLIDLLLTEVVIGTVKSRQDCLDILTFTYFYRRIHNNPSYYGLKDASSLSISGFLTEIVETAINDLSTSQLIKLVKGLSSDDIHNEIIEETTWSRISTIHGISAATLIGYIQSLDGKTTLTDMLHLLVKTSELSAIEFHEDTLSIVHKLAALVPLKFQGISKMEYSSYASFVLLQCHFSRISIPYELADHINKILLVIPQLLSSMIDILASQGLMSALTVMDMYQMVMQALWDIDSPLKQIPYFTNDIIKICKEKNIDSVYDIMELDDDVRDEILSFNDSELLNIASFVNTYPNIEIAHELDHKVVPMGSSQNITINIFRDDVPDSLETITPYYPAKHLEHWWIVLGDVSKQNVYAIKYVKLPSESNHFKLSFSLPERGTHKLTIWAICDSYFEADKESSFEIECV, translated from the coding sequence ATGACTGATGAGAAGTCCAAGAATAATATCAGAGAGATATATCGTCATGATCAAATGTCTAACCAAGTGCTGAATCGAGATAGGCGGTTCGAGGACAGGAAAACCGATATCAAGACTGATGCTGAGATGTCTAATCCCAAAACACTCCGAGGTCATGTTTCACTGAAGGATATGGGCAGTGGACTTAATATATCCAAGTCGACTGATGAAGATAAGGCTAGGATTTTGGAGGAGTTACAAGATGAAAGCATATTAGATGGGGATCAGGAAGTCCCGGAGAGGTCTCCAGCTCTACCACTAATGCAAAATAAGTCCATTCTGGAATTGGATGATGTACCCAAGCTAGTCTACACTCCCACTGATTCTAGTAATCGGGATACTTACAGTAATTTACTCACATGGTGTACTGATTTGTTAGGAAGTGATGTTCCAGAGGATATTATATTGGGGACCACGGATCTTATTATCTCTcttattaaagaaaaaataacagATACTAATGCTAAGGATTTGAAGCTAGTTGtagaaaaagaattatttaCACGATTAAGAGATTCAGACTTCAACAAACTTTTGAAGCTAGTTGATTCAATATCGGATTACAAACTTGTGgataacaataaaaatgtGGAAGATACTACTGTACCACTTGTAATTAATGATGGTGGTGATATTATAGACACTAATGATTCCTTAAAAAACCCACTACTTATCGATGACTCTGTTCctaaagataataatgaCTATAACGAGAAGATTAAAAACCTTGAAAACGATAAAGACAGCATACTAATCAAGGGCAACAAATCATATTTACCAACTGATATCCCAGCTACTCAATTAACCGAAGAATACTTGGTAAATTTATTTAAAACCGAAATTCCAAATAACGATCCTTATGTCCTGTACAGTAAAGTTATTGCCTCAAATACTGATACAAACAATATGATACAGAACTTGATTGAGTCGGTAGGCGATGATGTGAGTTCTACACTGATACAATTTATCAAACACAATGGTATAAAAATCAAATGGGCACATGAATTTTATAATTCTCAAGGAAATGAAACTAGTGTAATTgagagaataaaaaatagtGGCCAAGCTGATATAGCAGAAGAGTTCAAATTACTTATAAATGGGTCATCACGCAAGCGTAAATCATCAGAAGACAAATCTGAGTATGATTATCCCGACAGTATTcctcaaaaaaaacaggATACAATGATTAAATTCAGTACTAATGACTTAAAAAATTTAGCCTCAGCTAAAATATCTGGCAACCTTTCACAGAATATAACAGTAACATTACCTGAGGGGTCATTTAAAAGGGTAAGAGAAAATTTAGAAGAAATCCATATCCCTGCACCACAGAAGCCTGTATATGAGTCTGAGTTAATTAACATATCTGATCTTCCTAAATGGGCTCAAAAGGCTTTTCCATCGAAAGAAGTTACGACTCTTAACTATATACAATCCAAAGTGTACCATAAAGCCTTTCACGACGATAAAAATCTTTTAATGTGTGCACCTACTGGTGCAGGTAAAACAAATGTTGCAGTATTGACAATATTGCAAGTCTTATCGcaatatattaatgaagATACGGACTCATTAAAACTTAACGACTTTAGAATTGTCTATGTTGCACCTTTGAAGGCGCTAGTCCAAGAACAAGTTAGAGAATTCGAAAGGAGACTATCAAATTTTGGTATAAAGGTATCCGAACTAACTGGTGATACAACACTAACTAGATCTGAAATAGAGAAATTTCAAGTCTTAGTTACCACACCTGAAAAATGGGATGTTCTGACTAGAAAGAATGAcgaaaatgatattatgCTAAAACTAAAGCTTCTCatcattgatgaaattcaTCTTTTAAACGACCAACGTGGACCTGTATTAGAGAGTTTAATAATGCGTGCCAAAGAGAACTGTCGACTAAGATCAAATCCTAGGATTATTGCACTTTCTGCTACTTTACCAAACTATGAGCAAGTTGCTAAATTTTTACAAGTTCCCGAAGAATccatatattattttgataactCATATAGACCATGTCCATTATCACAGGTGTTCTGTGGTGTCAAGTCTACTAATTCTGTAAAGAAATTATCTTTTGTGAATGAAGTTTGTTTTGAGAAAGTCTGCGATGCAGTTAAAGATGGCCATCAAgtcattatttttgtacattccagaaaagaaactacTCGTACAGCTAAATTTATTGCCGATAAATTTAGCTCtcttgaaaagaatatacTCTTTTTCGAAGAAAACTCGAGATCAATTTTAAAATCAGAAGGCGAGAACTCCAAAGATATTGATCTCAAAACTTTATTACCTCAAGGTATTGGAATTCATCATGCCGGTCTAGCCAGAGACGATAGATCTTTATCTGAAGACTTATTTGCAGATGGTGTCTTAAGAGTATTGGTGTCAACCGCTACTTTAGCTTGGGGTGTTAACTTACCAGCCCATACTGTTATAATCAAAGGTACTGATATATACTCACCTGAGGTGGGCAATTGGATAAGACTATCTCCTCAAGATTTACTGCAAATGCTTGGTAGAGCAGGTCGTCCTAGATATGATACTTCTGGAGAAGGAATAATTATCACAAATCAAACAGATATTCAATACTATCTGGGAATTTTAAACCAACAACTTCCAATAGAGTCGCaatttttatcaaaatttgtGGATAACTTGAATGCTGAAATTTCTCTCGGGATGGTGAAAACTAAATTGGATGCAAAAAGATGGATAAAGGATTCGTACTACTACGTTAGACTTTGCTATGATCCTAGTACTTATCTTCCGGAAAACTTCAAGGAGATAGATAACGATAAGCGTATTTCTTGTTTCATATCAGGCTTGATTGATGCTGCTATTGAATTGCTATTATCTATGTCATTAATAATGATCgataaaagaaatggtaCATATATTCCAACAAAGCTGGGCAGAATAGCTTCTCATTACTATATTAGCTGCAATTCAGttgcaaaatattttcagaGGCTCAAAAAGACTTGTTCAAAGTCTGAGCTGTTCCAAATATTCTCAGAATCAGAGGAATTTAAGTATGTTAGTGTGAAACAGGAAGAACTTATTGAACTCAAGACCTTATATGACAAATCACCAATCCCCGTTTCTGTGCCCTTAGAAGAACCTTCTTCTAAGATCAACCTTTTACTACAGGCgtatatttcaaaaataaagctCGATGGATTTGCTTTAAATGCAGATATGATTTTCGTTACTCAAAATGCTGGACGACTTTTGTCAGCAATGAAAGAAATCTGCCTTGTTTTTGGCTGGTCAACCACAACAAAGTACCTTCTGGAGTTAACTAAGTCAGTACACTATCAAATGTGGCCCGTCTGTACACCATTAAGACATTTCAAAACTTGTCCAAAAGATGTAATTAGGAGAGCAGAATCTTCTAGCTTTCCTTGGCAGAACTATCTCAAACTCACAAAGGCATCTGATGTTGGAAAGGTTATAAGAAATGAGAAATATGGGAAGTTGGTATTAGATTTATTACAACGGTACCCCAAATTAGAAGTGAGCTATATCTGTCAACCTATAACGCCAAGCTTAATTCTGATACAACTGGAAATTCTTCCAGACTTCGTTTGGGACCCTAAAATTCACGGATTTGGCGAAATATTCTTTGTATTGGTAGAAGATGTTTCGGGCTCGTCAATTTTATTCTCTCAAAAAATTGTTATAAAAGAATCTGATGTGGGAAAAGAATATGTATTGAGTATTCCTATTCAATTATCTGTAtcacaacaaaaaagaCTCCCCCCAaacatcttcatcacagttACTTCAGAAAAATGGAATCAATTCTCTAAGGTCCTACCAATACAACTGAATAATTTGAAACTACCTAAAAAACTTCcatcaaaagaaattgtcAACAGTATTGAATCTCTGAATTTATCTAAAGAATTACCTAGTGATTTTGTGAAGgcacttggcttcaattCTCTGAACAAAATTCAGAGTGACGTATTTAACGAAGTATATCATGGAACCGAGAGCTTATTAGTTTGCTCTCCACCCTGTACAGGAAAAACAACACTAGCATTACTTGCCACTCTTTCACATATAATTAATACCAAAGGTAGAATTATTTATGTTGTGGggaatgaaaaaaaacttcaatCATGTTATGAAAAATGGATGATCTTTTTTAAGTCAATAAATGATAGCATCAAGGTCGGGAAACTAGGAGGCAATCTCCAAGATAACTTAATTACTTTTTCTCATTCTCACATAACTCTGACTTCGCCGCAGCAGGTAGAAGTGTTAACTCATAGGTGGAGGAAACTGAAATTACTACTTGACGTCGACCTCCTAgtttttgatgatattcATGAAATAGGCCAGGGACTGACAGGAGCCAACTACGAGATTGCTGTTTCTAGAttcaacttcatcaaaACCCAAGCAGACTTCAACCCAAGAATAATAGCATTTAGTAATTGCCTCTTGAATCCATCAGATATTGCTGGTTGGATTGGAgttaaaaaagaaaatacacATAACTTCGCGACCGACGAAGATCAGAGTTATAGGgttataaatataaaagcgtttgaaaatatatttgcGAACGATTATACAAGATCAATGCTATTATATGCAACTAGTTTTGTATTATCATCGCAATCAACTCTGGTGAAAAATGTCCTATTAGTAACGACCGGAAAAGTTGGTGCTTTACGTGCTGCAAATGAAATACTAGCCTTATTGAAATCAAATTCTAAGCTTCACAAAATAAGTGAAATAACCGACTTTGGCATTGATCAACAAGACATGGAAAAGTCTGCTCAGAAGTATCTATCTTACGGTATCGGGCTATGTCACGAAGGCATGAAACATGCTACAATCTCTAATATAGTTAATTTGTTCAACGCTGGTGTAATTTCTGTTCTAATATCATCTAGATTCACAATGATTCAGAATATCAAACCAAGTCAAATTGTTGTTTTAGGCACAAGCTGGCATAACTGTGGAGAAAGCTCCCCAGTACACTACTCAATAAACGAAATTATGAATCTAGCTAATTTAAGCTATCATCATTCATCAGATGTTACTATTTTGACCGATTCCAACAGACTACCACTTTATAACAGATTTTTGAATGATGGCATACCGGTTGAAAGTTTTCTTTATGAAAAGTTGATTGATTTGTTACTTACTGAGGTAGTCATTGGAACAGTAAAATCCAGGCAAGATTGCCTTGACATACTAACTTTCACTTATTTCTACCGTAGAATTCATAATAATCCATCTTATTATGGTTTGAAAGATGCCAGCTCCTTATCTATATCAGGTTTTCTCACTGAAATAGTTGAAACTGCTATTAATGACTTGAGCACTTCTCAATTGATTAAGCTTGTCAAGGGTTTAAGCTCCGACGATATTCATAATGAGattattgaagaaaccaCATGGTCCAGAATTTCCACTATTCATGGCATCTCTGCTGCTACACTAATTGGTTATATCCAATCCTTAGATGGCAAAACAACATTAACTGATATGTTGCATCTTTTAGTCAAGACTTCTGAATTATCAGCAATTGAATTTCATGAGGATACGCTATCAATAGTTCATAAGTTAGCGGCTTTAGTACCATTGAAATTCCAAGGCATATCTAAAATGGAGTATTCTTCATACGCctcttttgttttattaCAATGCCATTTTTCTCGCATTTCTATTCCTTATGAACTAGCAGACcatatcaataaaatattacttGTGATACCGCAATTGCTCAGCTCAATGATAGATATACTTGCCAGCCAAGGCTTAATGAGTGCCCTGACTGTGATGGATATGTACCAAATGGTAATGCAAGCATTATGGGACATTGATAGTCCTTTGAAACAAATACCATACTTTACAAATGATATCATAAAGATttgcaaagaaaagaacatTGATTCGGTATATGACATTATGGAGTTAGATGATGACGTAAGAGACGAAATATTATCCTTTAATGATTCCGAATTACTAAATATTGCAAGCTTTGTTAACACTTATCCAAATATTGAAATAGCTCATGAACTGGACCACAAGGTAGTTCCAATGGGAAGCTCACAAAATATTACCATAAACATATTTCGAGACGATGTACCTGATTCGCTTGAAACTATAACACCATATTATCCTGCAAAACACCTTGAACATTGGTGGATTGTATTAGGTGATGTTTCAAAGCAAAATGTCTATGCTATTAAGTATGTTAAACTCCCTTCGGAGAGCAATCACTTTAAACTATCATTCTCGTTACCGGAACGAGGAACACATAAATTAACTATTTGGGCTATCTGTGATTCCTACTTTGAAGCCGATAAAGAGTCATCATTTGAAATAGAATGTgtatga
- the RAD24 gene encoding Rad24p (CAGL0L11968g~Ortholog(s) have DNA clamp loader activity, role in DNA damage checkpoint, nucleotide-excision repair, reciprocal meiotic recombination and Rad17 RFC-like complex, nucleus localization), which translates to MDISGKSTPVRTPSRASSPVKISQLFRPRSLRKTLEQLESTSNYNHVTQENTDGAWYITCSPRNIDEVALHKRKLADVKEAFLSMLQSNSSMQRPRILLLTGPSGCSKSTVIKLLAEQYIPNIRKEYLTAGPYNYSTTDNRKVINEYNNNSNLIGQSHMDSFAEYLRHAKYLTGRNLSLMLVEDLPNVTHKETRREFQKLLLQWLYSPEALLPPLIICLTECELKPENDNKNFNYIGTDYLFTAETVLGQQILSHPLLKRIKFNPINATLMKKHLNIVSHMNAGTLKNNGKWNDVSGYISDVAKNTGDIRSGISNLQFWACSSSNNKISFLRENNVSYFHAIGKIIYGSREFDNDNDMINNLIASNTGTIFNDNFKLGLFENYVTYNKGDIPLTTALSITDTFSQNDKLAYVLESLEYLIRSVRDKLGAVKSGDGLLHGKTYFPREGKIRKLQHVFNFSMDDYNLINFKKYQSYEQYKTIKLLMGYYGPYIRKKRNYKKKSLKYFLDSMEKNSSEYKAIINQNLETFMVNEDIDILERIGGELKTVETELELAGGDDEEREELTSINRLQQERQTKMALLQKEEDQSNEIDTFGGDEILNTNFGFEENIEDSSDNETENIELDDDADNSLIEFLSQQPPKVVERSQDKIDDNLSDSDLDDL; encoded by the coding sequence ATGGATATTTCAGGGAAGAGTACACCTGTTAGAACACCGTCTAGGGCCAGCTCGCCGGTGAAGATCAGTCAGTTGTTTAGACCGCGAAGCCTACGGAAGACCTTGGAACAGTTAGAAAGCACATCTAACTATAACCATGTAACACAAGAGAATACAGATGGCGCCTGGTATATAACTTGTTCCCCTCGAAACATTGACGAGGTAGCTTTGCATAAAAGGAAGCTCGCTGATGTGAAGGAGGCTTTCCTGTCAATGCTCCAAAGTAACTCGAGTATGCAAAGACCACggatattattattaactGGACCAAGTGGATGCTCTAAAAGTACAGTTATTAAATTACTGGCAGAGCAGTATATACCAAATATCAGGAAGGAGTATCTAACGGCTGGACCGTATAACTACTCCACGACAGATAATAGGAAGGTGATAAAcgaatataataataatagtaatttAATTGGGCAATCCCATATGGATAGCTTTGCAGAATATTTGAGACATGCAAAGTATTTGACGGGACGCAATTTGTCATTAATGTTAGTTGAAGACTTACCGAACGTTACTCATAAAGAAACTAGAAGAGAATTTCAGAAACTTTTATTACAATGGTTGTATAGTCCTGAAGCTTTACTACCACCTCTAATAATTTGTTTGACTGAATGTGAACTTAAACCCGAAAACGATAATAAGAATTTCAATTATATCGGAACAGATTACTTATTTACAGCAGAGACTGTTTTGGGTCAACAAATATTATCACATCCATTATTAAAACGAATAAAATTTAATCCTATAAATGCAACCCTGATGAAAAAGCATCTGAATATAGTGAGTCATATGAATGCTGGCACACTTAAGAACAATGGAAAATGGAATGATGTTAGCGGTTATATTAGTGATGTTGCAAAAAATACAGGAGATATTAGATCAGGTATCTCAAACTTACAATTTTGGGCTTGTAGCTCatctaataataaaatctCCTTCTTGAGAGAAAACAATGTTTCATACTTTCATGCCATTGGTAAAATAATTTACGGTTCCCGTGAGTTTGACAATGATAATGACATGATAAATAATCTCATTGCATCAAATACTGGTACAATATTTAATGACAATTTCAAATTGGGTCTTTTTGAAAACTACGTCACGTACAATAAAGGTGATATACCACTCACCACCGCATTATCAATAACAGACACTTTTAGCCAGAATGATAAACTAGCGTATGTACTGGAGTCACTCGAATATTTGATTAGAAGTGTTAGAGACAAGTTGGGAGCAGTGAAAAGTGGTGATGGTCTTTTACATGGGAAAACATATTTTCCAAGAGAAGGGAAGATAAGAAAATTGCAGCATGTTTTCAACTTCTCAATGGATGATTACAATCTTATtaacttcaagaaatacCAATCATATGAGCAATATAAAACTATCAAATTACTTATGGGTTATTATGGTCCGTATATCAggaaaaagagaaactataagaaaaaatctttgaaatatttcCTTGACTCTatggaaaaaaattcttctgAATATAAAGCCATAATCAATCAAAATTTGGAGACGTTTATGGTAAACGAAGATATAGATATTTTGGAGAGGATTGGTGGTGAGCTGAAGACGGTGGAGACGGAACTGGAATTGGCGGGAGGAGATGACGAGGAAAGAGAGGAACTTACTTCGATAAATAGACTACAACAGGAGAGGCAAACTAAAATGGCACTTCtacaaaaagaagaagatcaaagTAATGAAATAGATACATTTGGTGGTGACGAAATATTGAACACTAACTTTGGATTTGAGGAAAATATTGAGGATTCATCGGACaatgaaactgaaaatatCGAACTTGATGATGATGCAGATAACTCATTGATTGAGTTTTTATCTCAGCAACCACCAAAAGTTGTAGAGAGATCACAAGAcaaaattgatgataatCTTTCTGATTCGGATCTTGATGACCTATAA
- the GRX4 gene encoding monothiol glutaredoxin GRX4 (CAGL0L11990g~Ortholog(s) have RNA polymerase II activating transcription factor binding, disulfide oxidoreductase activity) produces the protein MSVVDIDNVEQFLDLARTKAGNKLVVLFFYMPWMKSCRVLKEVVLALSRSVGKKHSTFLQINIEGNRDIVSLLGITQVPAFFLVRKGVVIKALSGVDPREFLAAYHECVDNSNCYDHDLDEDSQDIKSDDTLQEPEDFYSEDTESLDKLVNAAPVMVFIKGSPSDPKCGFSRQMVNILRSHQIRFGFFDILKDKITRQQLKDYSDWPTFPQLYINGEFEGGLDIVKESLLEDPDFFNKKLSL, from the coding sequence ATGTCTGTTGTTGATATAGATAATGTGGAGCAGTTTCTGGATTTGGCCAGGACGAAAGCTGGTAATAAGCTAGTggtgttgtttttttacATGCCTTGGATGAAGTCATGTAGAGTCTTGAAGGAAGTGGTGCTGGCGTTGAGCAGATCAGTAGGTAAGAAACATTCCACATTTTTACAGATTAATATAGAAGGTAATAGAGACATTGTGTCTCTTCTGGGTATCACACAGGTTCCAGCTTTCTTCCTGGTGAGAAAAGGTGTTGTGATAAAAGCACTAAGCGGTGTTGATCCCAGAGAGTTTTTAGCAGCATACCATGAATGTGTAGATAATTCCAACTGCTATGACCATGACCTTGACGAAGACTCCCAAGATATCAAATCGGATGATACATTACAGGAGCCCGAAGATTTCTACTCTGAAGATACCGAAAGTTTAGATAAACTGGTAAACGCTGCACCAGTGATGGTGTTCATAAAAGGAAGCCCCTCTGATCCAAAATGTGGTTTCTCTAGACAAATGGTAAATATACTGAGATCCCACCAGATACGGTTTggtttttttgatatactaAAGGATAAGATTACAAGACAACAGCTAAAGGATTACTCAGACTGGCCCACATTCCCacaattatatattaatggCGAATTTGAGGGAGGCCTGGATATAGTAAAGGAATCGTTATTGGAAGACCCCGATTTCTTTAACAAGAAGTTATCACTGTAA
- the TMT1 gene encoding trans-aconitate 3-methyltransferase (CAGL0L12012g~Ortholog(s) have trans-aconitate 3-methyltransferase activity and cytosol localization): MSAFSDTDFDSNRYSKSRPSYPQSFYEALSRYHKGNRNILIDVGCGPGTATFQLQEYLPFDQYVGCDMSQPMIDTANGRAQSQNLKNIHFHQGPYQDLSFLKQIGDGKCDMATCVEAVHWFDLKEFQQVVHDSLNENGTLAIWGYIDAVLVDYPEFDQYFQDLTYGDSKMGPYWDQPGKTILRNKYEAVQIDTGLFKDVERHVLTPTDIRKPGFEISKEYLPICTTMPLSGLMDYIRTWSGYHNWKHDPANADKMDLVEETLQHIIDSDNDIDSESKLVKVAWSSFYIFARKI, encoded by the coding sequence ATGTCAGCATTTTCTGATACAGATTTTGACTCTAACAGGTATTCCAAGTCGAGACCTTCCTATCCGCAGAGTTTCTACGAGGCACTCAGCAGATATCACAAGGGGAATAGAAATATCTTGATTGATGTGGGATGTGGACCTGGTACAGCCACTTTCCAACTCCAGGAGTATCTCCCATTTGACCAGTATGTGGGTTGTGACATGTCGCAACCGATGATTGACACTGCGAATGGTAGAGCTCAGTCTCAGAACCTCAAAAACATTCACTTTCACCAGGGACCATACCAGGACTTGTCGTTTTTGAAACAGATAGGCGATGGGAAATGTGATATGGCTACATGTGTGGAAGCGGTCCACTGGTTTGATCTCAAGGAGTTCCAACAAGTAGTACACGATTCTCTAAATGAGAATGGCACATTAGCCATCTGGGGCTATATCGACGCAGTTCTAGTCGACTACCCGGAATTTGACCAGTATTTCCAGGACCTTACCTATGGTGACTCCAAGATGGGTCCTTATTGGGATCAACCAGGGAAGACCATCTTAAGAAACAAGTACGAGGCAGTACAGATTGACACGGGCTTGTTCAAAGACGTTGAGCGCCATGTCTTGACACCTACCGACATTAGGAAACCAGGTTTTGAAATTAGCAAAGAATACTTACCAATATGTACGACAATGCCCTTATCTGGACTTATGGACTACATCAGAACCTGGAGCGGTTACCACAATTGGAAACATGACCCAGCTAATGCCGATAAAATGGACCTAGTTGAAGAGACTCTTCAACACATCATAGATTCAGATAACGACATAGACTCGGAATCCAAGTTGGTAAAAGTAGCATGGAGCTCTTTCTATATCTTCGCAAGGAAAATTTGA